In the genome of Myxococcus stipitatus, one region contains:
- a CDS encoding trifunctional serine/threonine-protein kinase/ATP-binding protein/sensor histidine kinase, which translates to MIEVPGYRSDRVLSTSGSFHLLRATRVEDGASVILKVTDASRPPSLANRLRHEFELTQALRLDGVLRPLALEESRPGVSVLILEGFGEKTLAQRLTSERVDTRTGCRIAVALARAVGQLHAAGILHRDLQPASVLLGTEDASVKLTGLTLATRRARTEVAPVAPDRLEGTLEYLSPEGTGRTHRSVDSRSDFYSLGVMLFELFTGRRPFADTDALGLIHAHVALPPPSPQALAPELPRALASLILKLLAKSPEERYQSAYGLVADLQRCLDALEAHGTVPDFELGTKDVPERFAVPEKLYGRESQQAALRFAFERAASGRSGFVLVTGGAGMGKSALTGTLKRPVSEKHGLFVRGKYDQLLRDAPYSGIFEAFREVARSLLGEERLEDWKQRLLESLGGMGRLVVDAVPRMALVLGEQPPVPELDPAESELRFQLVLRKLMGALATPEHPLVIVLDDLQWADSASLQLLRLLLSDKGLNHLLVVGACRTEELSPEHPVEGLFQALREAGTPVQRLDLEPLSPEHLSRLVSDVFPAAAGQRDTQLDAVVFSLTEGNPFFAVQLLRAFYERGLVRFDAEGGGFRWDGGALRGQDFSDGVVALLTARIRELSPDAQALLPMAAALGHTFTSRNLAVVTEQSPQRAEATLDEIVQAGLVAPVGERLTDTERADSFQFAHDRVQQAALELTPASEHAEVHARIGRLLLSHTPPELIDEQLADIVNHFHLALPVLKDTEERHRVAALDLRAGRGAKSRGAWTAALRLLSTGRQLLGDEGWTKSRVLAFDLHVEAAEAAYLAADFEQMERLAGAALAHAADPLENVRVHLVRLQCHSHRGEHARAVDLGLEVLAKLGQNLPAQPKQPHVLAAVAKTKVLLGLRKPEDLESLPELKDPLLLATLRLMMKLSTAAFMSRPLLFPLIVLRTLQLSIRHGATGASAFGYVGFGLMLSVHLGNPEEGYRYGRLALKTLDRFGAESLRAMVHFVFNLFIRHWKEPLSTCIDDFFTGATKGQESGDIEYFAYNASAGCAASLIGRDGLAAHGPRVDHFLDLLASHQHKNVPFLQFTRHTLDQLTGAFTGDIEARERDILAPYHQLGYANGIASCDVMRTMRRWLWGDARGAIESAAAVDAHAELIAGQIYLPWYKFFQGLALLQLHPTRGPLERIRSSRSIDALRKQMRAWARIAPMNYAARSELLDAERARVDGRTAEAADGYDRAIRLAREHGLSLDEGVACEQAARFHLTTGRERVARAYLHEARDAYVRWGARAVATRLEREHPRLLTSAAPVEPVHAEESAGTPLAALDMASVLKTARALSGEIVLDKLLRKIMTLLIENAGARRGFLILKRPEGLFIEAEGSVDGARVLLEHAVPVESSTALPASIVHYVVRTGETVILDDAAAEEPFSEDPYVRSARPKSVLCSPLLKQGSLTGVLYLENDATRGAFTPERLEVLRLLSFQAAISLENAGLYASLEEYSHTLERRVDERTAELQAKNVELAGTLTRIQEMQRQLVAQEKLASLGSLTAGIAHELQNPLNFVNNFSELSAKLATELDGTLRGMMDRLDATVVEDVLETLEDLKQNSQRIQSHGRRASGIIKTMLRHSRRSEGSRSRADLNVLIRDSVNLAVQGLRARQGASSVETETDFDASVGNVELVAGDISRLVINILDNAFYATVQKQRTAATGFVPRVQVTTRRQGDRVELRVRDNGSGIPVEIRERLFDPFFTTKPAGSGTGLGLSLCHDIVQEHQGDIRVDSIVGEYTEFIITIPAPPSSAIVA; encoded by the coding sequence ATGATTGAAGTCCCTGGCTACCGAAGCGACAGAGTCCTCTCCACCTCTGGTTCCTTCCACCTGCTTCGGGCGACCCGTGTCGAAGACGGCGCGTCGGTCATCCTGAAGGTCACCGACGCTTCGCGGCCTCCCTCCCTGGCGAACCGGCTCCGACACGAGTTCGAGCTGACCCAAGCCCTGCGCCTCGACGGAGTCCTTCGTCCGCTGGCCTTGGAGGAATCGCGCCCTGGCGTGTCCGTCCTCATCCTGGAAGGGTTTGGAGAGAAGACGCTCGCCCAACGGTTGACGTCCGAGCGCGTCGACACTCGCACGGGCTGCCGGATCGCCGTCGCCCTCGCGCGGGCCGTGGGCCAGCTCCACGCCGCGGGCATCCTGCATCGAGACCTCCAGCCGGCCTCGGTGCTGCTGGGCACGGAGGACGCGTCCGTGAAGCTGACCGGGCTCACGCTGGCCACGCGCCGCGCCCGGACGGAAGTGGCGCCCGTCGCCCCGGACCGGCTCGAGGGGACGCTCGAGTACCTGTCCCCGGAAGGCACCGGACGCACGCACCGCAGCGTCGACTCGCGCAGCGACTTCTACTCGCTGGGCGTCATGCTCTTCGAGCTGTTCACGGGCCGCAGGCCCTTCGCCGACACCGACGCGCTGGGCCTCATCCACGCGCACGTCGCCCTGCCGCCGCCTTCGCCTCAAGCCCTCGCGCCGGAGCTGCCTCGTGCGCTCGCGAGCCTCATCCTCAAGCTGCTGGCCAAGTCGCCGGAGGAACGCTACCAGAGCGCGTATGGACTCGTGGCGGACCTCCAGCGGTGCCTCGATGCGCTGGAGGCGCATGGCACCGTGCCCGACTTCGAGCTGGGCACGAAGGATGTCCCCGAGCGCTTCGCCGTCCCCGAGAAGCTCTACGGGCGGGAGTCGCAGCAGGCCGCGCTGAGGTTCGCCTTCGAGCGTGCCGCCTCGGGTCGCTCCGGCTTCGTGCTCGTCACCGGCGGCGCGGGCATGGGGAAGTCCGCGCTCACCGGCACGCTCAAGCGCCCTGTCTCGGAGAAGCACGGCCTCTTCGTGCGCGGCAAGTACGACCAGCTGCTTCGCGACGCGCCCTACAGCGGCATCTTCGAGGCGTTCCGCGAGGTCGCCCGAAGCCTGCTCGGTGAAGAGCGGCTGGAGGATTGGAAGCAGCGCCTCCTGGAGTCCCTGGGAGGCATGGGCCGGCTGGTCGTGGATGCGGTGCCGCGCATGGCGCTGGTGCTCGGAGAACAGCCGCCCGTTCCCGAGCTGGACCCCGCCGAGTCGGAGCTTCGCTTCCAGCTCGTGCTGCGCAAGCTGATGGGCGCGCTCGCCACGCCGGAGCATCCGCTCGTCATCGTGCTCGATGACCTCCAGTGGGCGGACAGCGCGAGCCTCCAGCTGTTGCGGCTGCTGTTGTCGGACAAGGGCCTCAACCACCTGCTCGTCGTCGGCGCCTGCCGCACGGAGGAGCTGAGCCCCGAACATCCCGTGGAGGGACTGTTCCAGGCCCTGCGCGAGGCCGGGACTCCCGTGCAGCGTCTGGACCTGGAGCCCCTGTCTCCGGAGCACCTGTCGCGGCTCGTCAGCGACGTCTTCCCCGCGGCGGCCGGACAGCGGGACACGCAGCTGGACGCGGTGGTGTTCTCGCTGACGGAGGGCAACCCCTTCTTCGCGGTGCAGCTGCTGCGCGCGTTCTACGAGCGAGGGCTCGTGCGCTTCGACGCGGAGGGCGGTGGGTTCCGTTGGGACGGCGGCGCGCTGCGAGGCCAGGACTTCAGCGACGGCGTGGTCGCGCTGCTCACGGCCCGCATCCGCGAGCTGAGCCCGGATGCGCAGGCCCTGCTGCCCATGGCCGCGGCGCTCGGCCACACGTTCACCTCGCGCAACCTCGCGGTCGTCACCGAGCAGTCGCCCCAGCGGGCGGAGGCGACCCTCGATGAAATCGTCCAGGCGGGCCTGGTCGCTCCCGTGGGCGAGCGCCTCACGGACACCGAGCGCGCGGACAGCTTCCAGTTCGCGCATGACCGCGTCCAACAGGCCGCGCTCGAGCTCACCCCCGCGAGCGAGCACGCGGAGGTCCATGCGCGCATCGGCCGACTGCTCTTGAGCCACACGCCTCCGGAGCTCATCGACGAGCAGCTGGCGGACATCGTCAATCACTTCCATCTGGCGCTGCCCGTGTTGAAGGACACGGAGGAACGGCACCGCGTGGCGGCCCTGGACCTGCGCGCGGGACGCGGGGCCAAGTCACGCGGCGCCTGGACCGCCGCGCTGCGGCTGCTGTCGACGGGTCGGCAGCTCCTGGGCGACGAAGGCTGGACGAAGAGTCGCGTGCTCGCGTTCGACCTGCACGTCGAGGCCGCCGAGGCCGCCTATCTCGCCGCCGACTTCGAGCAGATGGAGCGGCTGGCCGGAGCGGCGCTCGCCCACGCGGCCGACCCGCTCGAGAACGTGCGTGTGCACCTGGTCCGCCTCCAGTGCCACTCCCACCGAGGCGAGCACGCGCGCGCGGTGGACCTGGGCCTGGAGGTGCTCGCGAAGCTGGGCCAGAACCTCCCCGCGCAGCCCAAGCAGCCCCACGTCCTGGCCGCCGTGGCGAAGACCAAGGTGCTGCTGGGACTGCGCAAGCCCGAGGACCTGGAGTCCCTGCCCGAGCTGAAGGACCCGCTGCTGCTGGCGACGCTGCGCCTGATGATGAAGCTGTCGACGGCCGCGTTCATGTCGCGTCCCCTGCTCTTCCCGCTCATCGTCCTGCGCACCCTCCAGCTCTCCATCCGCCATGGCGCGACGGGCGCCTCGGCGTTCGGATACGTGGGCTTCGGGTTGATGCTCAGCGTCCACCTGGGCAACCCCGAGGAGGGCTACCGCTACGGCCGGCTCGCGTTGAAGACGTTGGACCGCTTCGGCGCGGAGAGCCTGCGCGCCATGGTGCACTTCGTCTTCAACCTGTTCATCCGCCACTGGAAGGAGCCGCTGTCGACGTGCATCGACGACTTCTTCACGGGCGCGACCAAGGGACAGGAGTCGGGTGACATCGAGTACTTCGCGTACAACGCGAGCGCGGGCTGCGCGGCGTCGCTCATCGGCCGGGATGGACTGGCCGCGCATGGGCCTCGCGTCGACCACTTCCTGGACCTGCTCGCGTCGCACCAGCACAAGAACGTGCCGTTCCTCCAGTTCACCCGGCACACGCTCGACCAGCTCACCGGGGCCTTCACCGGAGACATCGAGGCGCGGGAGCGGGACATCCTCGCGCCGTACCATCAGCTCGGGTACGCGAACGGCATCGCCTCCTGCGACGTCATGCGCACCATGCGGCGCTGGCTGTGGGGCGATGCGCGGGGCGCCATCGAGAGCGCCGCCGCGGTGGATGCCCACGCGGAGCTCATCGCCGGGCAGATCTACCTGCCCTGGTACAAGTTCTTCCAAGGACTGGCGCTGCTTCAGCTCCACCCGACGCGTGGGCCGCTGGAGCGCATCCGCTCGTCGCGCTCCATCGATGCACTCCGCAAGCAGATGCGGGCCTGGGCACGCATCGCGCCCATGAACTACGCGGCGCGCTCGGAGCTGCTGGACGCGGAGCGTGCCCGGGTGGACGGACGCACCGCGGAGGCCGCGGACGGCTATGACCGGGCCATCCGGCTCGCTCGCGAGCATGGCCTGTCCCTGGATGAAGGCGTCGCGTGCGAGCAGGCCGCCCGCTTCCACCTCACGACGGGACGCGAGCGAGTGGCTCGGGCCTATCTCCACGAGGCCCGGGATGCGTATGTCCGCTGGGGGGCTCGCGCGGTCGCCACGCGCCTGGAGCGTGAACACCCGCGCCTGTTGACCTCCGCGGCACCGGTGGAGCCCGTGCACGCCGAGGAGTCCGCGGGCACACCGCTGGCCGCGCTGGACATGGCCTCCGTGCTGAAGACCGCACGCGCGCTGTCCGGCGAGATCGTCCTGGACAAGCTGCTGCGCAAGATCATGACGCTGCTCATCGAGAACGCGGGCGCGCGCCGGGGCTTCCTCATCCTCAAGCGGCCCGAGGGGCTCTTCATCGAAGCGGAGGGCTCCGTCGACGGCGCCCGCGTGCTGCTCGAGCACGCCGTGCCCGTGGAGTCGTCCACCGCGCTGCCGGCCTCCATCGTCCACTACGTCGTGCGCACGGGTGAGACGGTCATCCTGGACGACGCCGCCGCGGAGGAGCCCTTCTCCGAGGACCCGTATGTCCGCAGCGCCCGGCCGAAGTCCGTGCTGTGCAGCCCCTTGTTGAAGCAGGGCTCGCTCACGGGCGTGCTGTACCTGGAGAACGACGCGACGCGCGGAGCCTTCACGCCCGAGCGGCTGGAGGTGCTGCGCCTCTTGTCCTTCCAGGCCGCCATCTCCCTGGAGAACGCGGGTCTCTACGCGAGCCTGGAGGAGTACAGCCATACGCTGGAGCGTCGCGTCGACGAGCGCACCGCGGAGCTCCAGGCGAAGAACGTGGAGCTCGCGGGGACCCTCACCCGCATCCAGGAGATGCAGCGGCAGCTCGTGGCGCAGGAGAAGCTGGCCTCGCTGGGCTCGCTCACGGCCGGCATCGCGCACGAGCTGCAGAACCCGCTCAACTTCGTGAACAACTTCTCGGAGCTGTCCGCGAAGCTGGCCACCGAGCTGGACGGCACGCTGCGGGGCATGATGGACCGGCTCGACGCGACGGTGGTGGAGGACGTGCTCGAGACGCTGGAGGACCTGAAGCAGAACTCCCAGCGCATCCAGTCCCATGGCCGCCGAGCGTCCGGAATCATCAAGACGATGCTGCGCCACTCGCGCCGCTCGGAGGGCTCGCGCAGCCGCGCGGACCTGAACGTGCTGATTCGCGACAGCGTCAA